One part of the Chryseobacterium mulctrae genome encodes these proteins:
- a CDS encoding fumarate reductase/succinate dehydrogenase flavoprotein subunit, producing MSKLDSKIPAGPLKDKWKNHKDHMNLVAPNNRDKIDIIVVGTGLAGGSAAATLAEQGYNVKAFCYQDSPRRAHSIAAQGGINAAKNYQGDGDSTYRLFYDTIKGGDYRAREANVYRLAEVSANIIDQCVSQGVPFGRDYGGQLDNRSFGGVQVKRTFYAKGQTGQQLLLGAYSSLSRQIGKGRVKMYNRHEMLELVIVDGKARGIIARNLVTGEIERHSAHAVVIASGGYGNVYFLSTNAMGSNVSAAWKIHKKGAYFANPCYVQIHPTCIPVHGTQQSKLTLMSESLRNSGRIWVPKKIEDSVAIREGKLRPENIKEEDRDYYLERRYPAFGNLVPRDVASRAGKERCDAGFGIENNETKEGVYLDFSTEIMKKGKESAIEKHIHNPTEQQIYDLGKAWIEEKYGNLFVMYEKITADDPYKTPMKIYPAVHYTMGGVWVDYNLQSTIPGCFVIGEANFSDHGANRLGASALMQGLADGYFVLPYTIADYLSADIRTGEIPTNSAEFDAAEKEIKDKVNFFVNNKGTHSVDYFHKQLGHIMWNKVGMGRTPEGLREAIVEIDEVKKNFWKDVKVMGETEGMNTELEKAFRVADFIELGQLMAIDALHRNESCGGHFREDHATPEGEAERDDVNFKYVGAWEYQGDDIKQEVLHKEDLIYENIEVKARSYK from the coding sequence ATGAGTAAATTAGATTCAAAAATTCCTGCTGGTCCTCTTAAGGATAAATGGAAAAATCATAAAGACCATATGAACCTTGTTGCACCAAACAACAGAGATAAGATTGATATTATTGTTGTAGGTACAGGTTTGGCAGGTGGTTCTGCTGCAGCTACTTTAGCTGAGCAAGGATATAATGTGAAAGCATTCTGTTACCAAGATTCACCAAGAAGAGCGCACTCTATTGCTGCACAAGGTGGTATCAACGCTGCTAAAAACTATCAAGGTGATGGTGACTCTACTTACAGATTGTTCTACGATACCATTAAAGGTGGTGACTACAGAGCAAGAGAGGCAAACGTTTACAGATTAGCTGAAGTTTCTGCAAATATTATCGACCAATGTGTATCTCAAGGGGTTCCATTCGGTAGAGATTACGGCGGACAATTAGATAACCGTTCATTTGGTGGAGTTCAGGTTAAAAGAACTTTCTACGCAAAAGGACAAACTGGTCAACAGTTATTATTAGGTGCATATTCTTCATTAAGCCGTCAAATCGGAAAAGGAAGAGTAAAAATGTACAACCGTCACGAAATGCTTGAATTGGTAATCGTAGATGGAAAAGCAAGAGGAATTATTGCAAGAAACCTGGTAACAGGTGAAATCGAAAGACACTCAGCTCACGCAGTGGTAATTGCTTCAGGAGGTTACGGAAACGTATATTTCCTTTCTACTAACGCAATGGGTTCTAACGTTTCTGCAGCTTGGAAAATTCACAAAAAAGGAGCGTATTTCGCAAACCCTTGTTATGTACAGATTCACCCAACTTGTATTCCGGTTCACGGAACACAGCAGTCTAAACTGACTTTGATGTCTGAATCACTTAGAAACTCCGGAAGAATTTGGGTTCCTAAGAAAATTGAAGATTCAGTTGCCATCAGAGAAGGTAAATTGAGACCTGAAAATATTAAAGAAGAAGATAGAGATTACTATTTAGAAAGAAGATATCCTGCATTCGGAAACTTAGTTCCTCGTGACGTTGCGTCTAGAGCTGGTAAAGAAAGATGTGATGCTGGTTTCGGAATCGAAAATAATGAAACTAAAGAAGGTGTTTACCTAGATTTCTCTACAGAGATCATGAAAAAAGGTAAAGAATCTGCTATCGAAAAACATATTCACAATCCTACAGAGCAGCAAATCTATGATTTAGGAAAAGCTTGGATTGAGGAAAAATATGGTAACTTATTTGTAATGTACGAAAAGATTACTGCTGATGATCCTTACAAAACTCCAATGAAGATCTATCCTGCTGTACACTATACAATGGGTGGTGTTTGGGTTGATTACAACTTACAATCTACAATTCCTGGATGTTTCGTAATTGGGGAAGCAAACTTCTCAGATCACGGAGCAAACAGATTGGGAGCTTCTGCATTAATGCAAGGTTTGGCAGACGGATACTTCGTTCTTCCTTACACAATTGCAGATTATCTTTCTGCAGACATCAGAACAGGAGAAATTCCTACCAACTCTGCAGAATTTGACGCAGCTGAAAAAGAAATTAAAGACAAAGTAAACTTCTTTGTTAATAATAAAGGAACACACTCAGTAGATTATTTCCATAAACAATTAGGACACATTATGTGGAATAAAGTGGGGATGGGAAGAACTCCTGAAGGTTTGAGAGAAGCTATCGTAGAGATCGACGAAGTGAAAAAGAACTTCTGGAAAGATGTAAAAGTAATGGGTGAAACTGAAGGAATGAACACCGAGCTTGAAAAAGCATTCAGAGTTGCCGATTTTATCGAATTAGGTCAATTAATGGCTATCGATGCATTACACAGAAACGAATCTTGTGGAGGACATTTCAGAGAAGACCATGCGACTCCGGAAGGTGAAGCAGAAAGAGATGATGTTAACTTTAAATATGTAGGAGCTTGGGAATATCAGGGTGATGATATCAAGCAAGAAGTTCTGCACAAAGAAGACCTTATCTATGAGAACATCGAAGTTAAAGCGAGAAGTTACAAATAA
- a CDS encoding succinate dehydrogenase/fumarate reductase iron-sulfur subunit — protein MSAKKGLHLTLKIWRQKNTKTKGQFETYKISDVSTDSSFLEMLDILNENLINEGKEPIAFDHDCREGICGMCSLYINGRAHGPDTGITTCQLHMRMFKDGETIVIEPWRSAAFPVIKDLMVDRSAFDRVMAAGGFISVNTSGNTLDANAIPVPKEDADKAMDAAACIGCGACVATCKNGSAMLFVGAKVSQYALLPQGRVEAKRRVLNMVKAMDEEGFGNCSNTGACEVECPKGISLENIARMNREYMAAYADRG, from the coding sequence ATGAGTGCAAAAAAAGGCCTTCATCTTACGCTGAAAATTTGGAGACAAAAAAATACAAAAACTAAAGGTCAGTTTGAGACCTATAAAATATCAGATGTTTCTACAGATTCTTCATTCTTAGAAATGTTAGATATCCTGAACGAAAACTTAATCAACGAAGGAAAAGAACCTATCGCTTTTGATCACGACTGTCGTGAAGGAATCTGCGGAATGTGTTCTCTTTACATCAATGGTAGAGCTCACGGTCCGGATACAGGTATTACAACATGTCAGCTTCACATGAGAATGTTCAAAGACGGTGAAACCATCGTTATTGAACCTTGGAGAAGTGCTGCGTTCCCTGTTATCAAAGACTTAATGGTAGACAGAAGCGCATTCGACAGAGTAATGGCTGCAGGTGGATTTATCTCGGTAAACACTTCAGGAAATACTTTGGATGCCAATGCAATTCCGGTTCCTAAAGAAGATGCAGACAAAGCAATGGATGCTGCAGCTTGTATCGGTTGTGGAGCATGTGTGGCAACTTGTAAAAACGGTTCTGCAATGTTGTTCGTTGGAGCTAAAGTTTCTCAGTACGCACTTTTACCTCAAGGTAGAGTAGAAGCGAAACGTAGAGTTCTAAACATGGTGAAAGCTATGGACGAAGAAGGTTTCGGTAACTGTTCAAATACAGGAGCTTGTGAAGTAGAATGCCCTAAAGGAATTTCTCTTGAGAATATCGCAAGAATGAACAGAGAATACATGGCTGCTTATGCAGACAGAGGATAA
- a CDS encoding TlpA family protein disulfide reductase, producing MKKYLLLFVIAIFAMSCSKKVEVKGKIAGSSPLERIEFVEASGVATLPLANFGIDKDGNFAGTFEAPKNGMYVINYAGKQNLIFLKGGQKLNISGNSATFPNEYVVTGDAKSDNDFFQACQKFLTNYGQTLNIQQLASGDEGAYVKAMQKIEADINKNIEENVKKFNPGKEVVEWKKIDAKTAILNLLVNYEMTKKQMSGNNPSFKLAKAFTDYEAKLQENKETMIKTSPFYRQYLLTKMSPDFQTFAQAKAQGKTDVTTSELFNEFLKGKKEVSQTEKDYLLAFVMAQSDVHPQTPAATTDKIKKIIEEDIKDATIKADLKKMLFVINGFKIGDDAPEASLVKQDGSAYKLSDNKGKPYMIVFYASWNPYIAEGTMPVLKEVVNFYKSKMNFVFVNLDDTKDQFTKTSNALLKGIPGTNVYGDGGLNSDIAKKYGVYGFKLPSFIVVDKNGKVTSRSFVNLGDQDLITILDKQTGLSAPKVDPAAQLQIDPSALQQQPAPQVEKVPVEAK from the coding sequence ATGAAAAAATATCTTTTGTTGTTTGTCATTGCAATATTCGCAATGTCTTGTTCAAAAAAAGTTGAAGTAAAAGGAAAAATCGCAGGCAGTTCTCCATTAGAGAGAATTGAGTTTGTAGAAGCTTCCGGTGTTGCTACTTTGCCATTGGCTAACTTTGGTATCGATAAAGACGGAAACTTTGCAGGGACTTTTGAAGCTCCAAAAAACGGAATGTACGTGATCAACTATGCAGGAAAACAGAATCTTATTTTCCTTAAAGGAGGTCAGAAACTTAATATTTCAGGTAATTCTGCTACTTTCCCGAACGAATATGTAGTGACTGGTGATGCGAAAAGTGATAACGACTTCTTTCAGGCTTGCCAGAAATTCCTAACAAATTATGGTCAGACTCTGAATATTCAGCAGTTGGCTTCAGGTGATGAAGGTGCTTATGTGAAAGCAATGCAGAAAATTGAAGCTGATATCAATAAAAATATCGAAGAAAACGTAAAGAAATTCAATCCTGGAAAAGAAGTGGTTGAATGGAAAAAAATAGATGCTAAAACGGCTATTCTTAATTTATTGGTAAATTATGAAATGACTAAAAAGCAAATGTCGGGTAACAATCCTTCATTCAAATTAGCTAAGGCATTCACAGATTATGAAGCTAAACTTCAGGAGAATAAAGAAACTATGATTAAAACAAGTCCGTTTTACAGACAGTATCTTTTAACAAAAATGAGCCCGGATTTCCAAACATTTGCTCAGGCAAAAGCTCAAGGAAAAACAGATGTTACAACTTCAGAGTTATTTAATGAATTCTTGAAAGGTAAAAAAGAAGTTTCTCAAACAGAGAAAGATTATTTATTAGCTTTCGTAATGGCTCAGTCTGATGTACATCCACAAACTCCTGCTGCTACAACCGATAAAATCAAAAAAATTATCGAAGAAGATATTAAAGACGCTACTATTAAAGCTGATTTGAAGAAAATGCTTTTCGTAATCAACGGATTCAAAATTGGTGATGATGCACCGGAAGCTTCTTTGGTAAAACAAGACGGCTCAGCTTATAAATTAAGCGATAACAAAGGAAAACCTTACATGATCGTTTTCTACGCTTCTTGGAATCCTTACATTGCTGAAGGTACAATGCCTGTTTTGAAAGAAGTTGTTAATTTCTACAAATCTAAAATGAATTTCGTATTCGTAAATTTAGATGATACTAAAGATCAGTTTACAAAAACAAGCAATGCTTTATTAAAAGGAATTCCCGGAACTAATGTTTATGGTGACGGAGGTTTAAACTCTGACATTGCTAAAAAATATGGAGTATACGGTTTCAAATTACCAAGCTTCATCGTAGTTGATAAAAACGGTAAAGTAACAAGCAGATCTTTTGTAAATCTAGGTGATCAGGATTTGATTACAATCTTAGATAAGCAAACAGGTCTTTCAGCTCCAAAGGTAGATCCGGCAGCTCAGTTGCAGATTGATCCTTCAGCTTTACAGCAACAACCGGCTCCTCAGGTTGAGAAAGTTCCGGTTGAAGCAAAATAA
- the rlmD gene encoding 23S rRNA (uracil(1939)-C(5))-methyltransferase RlmD yields MRKKKDVILENIKLFAAGAKGVAIGKTEEGKTVLVSGAIPGDVVNARIKKSKSKYFEAEVKEIVEKSPFRVEPKCIHFGTCGGCKWQNMSYEKQLDIKQEEVYNNIKRIGGIDDFETVPILGAEEQYFYRNKMEFSFSNARWLSHYEISSEENFGSRDALGFHIPGMWSKILDLKECFLQEDPSNAIRLAVKKFAENKGLDFFDVKNQEGFLRTLMMRQNSKGEWMVLFQLYREEKENRTQLFDYLLEQFPQIKTLVYAINPKQNDSIYDQNIKVYFGEGFLMEEMDGLKFKIGPKSFFQTNYKQALELYRKTLEFADLKGDEVVYDLYTGTGTIAQYVARNAKHVIGIESVQEAIDAAIEHAELNGLTNTTFYCGDMKNVFNDEFLENHPKADVLITDPPRDGMHQKVVEQILKLTPEKVVYVSCNSATQARDLALMKEHYTLVKILPVDMFPQTHHVENIALLIKK; encoded by the coding sequence ATGAGAAAGAAGAAAGACGTAATTCTTGAGAATATAAAACTTTTTGCAGCGGGCGCAAAAGGCGTTGCGATAGGAAAAACTGAAGAAGGAAAAACTGTTTTGGTTTCCGGAGCGATTCCTGGAGATGTGGTGAATGCAAGAATAAAAAAATCAAAATCAAAATATTTTGAGGCTGAAGTAAAAGAAATTGTAGAAAAATCTCCATTCAGAGTTGAGCCGAAGTGTATTCATTTCGGAACCTGTGGTGGCTGCAAATGGCAAAATATGAGCTACGAAAAGCAGCTTGATATTAAACAGGAAGAAGTTTATAACAATATCAAGAGAATTGGCGGAATCGATGATTTTGAAACCGTTCCTATTTTGGGTGCAGAAGAGCAGTATTTTTACAGAAATAAAATGGAATTTTCTTTCTCTAATGCAAGATGGTTGAGTCATTACGAAATAAGTTCTGAGGAAAACTTTGGAAGCAGAGACGCGTTAGGTTTCCATATTCCGGGAATGTGGAGCAAAATTTTAGATTTAAAAGAATGTTTCCTTCAGGAAGATCCATCGAATGCAATTCGTTTGGCAGTGAAAAAATTTGCTGAAAATAAAGGTTTAGATTTTTTTGATGTTAAAAATCAGGAAGGTTTCTTGAGAACTTTGATGATGAGACAAAACTCAAAAGGAGAATGGATGGTTTTATTCCAGCTTTACAGAGAAGAAAAAGAAAACCGTACTCAGCTTTTTGATTATCTTTTGGAGCAGTTTCCACAAATAAAAACGTTGGTTTATGCCATTAATCCTAAACAAAACGATTCAATCTACGATCAAAATATCAAAGTATATTTCGGTGAAGGATTTTTAATGGAAGAAATGGACGGTTTGAAATTTAAAATCGGTCCGAAATCTTTCTTTCAAACTAATTACAAACAGGCTTTAGAATTATATAGAAAAACACTTGAATTTGCTGATTTAAAAGGTGATGAAGTTGTTTATGATTTATATACAGGAACAGGAACAATCGCTCAATATGTTGCAAGAAACGCAAAACATGTAATTGGAATCGAGTCTGTACAGGAAGCAATTGATGCAGCAATCGAACACGCTGAATTGAATGGTTTAACCAATACGACGTTCTATTGTGGTGATATGAAAAACGTTTTCAATGACGAGTTTTTAGAAAACCACCCAAAAGCTGATGTGTTGATTACCGATCCACCAAGAGACGGAATGCACCAAAAAGTAGTTGAGCAGATTTTGAAATTAACTCCGGAAAAAGTAGTGTATGTAAGTTGTAATTCTGCGACTCAGGCTAGAGATTTAGCTTTAATGAAAGAGCATTATACTTTGGTGAAAATATTACCGGTAGACATGTTCCCGCAAACCCACCATGTGGAGAATATTGCTCTGCTTATCAAGAAATAA
- a CDS encoding zinc-dependent metalloprotease — MIKNCKTVFLVGALFFTQQNLFSQEKEKDSTVVKKDTAVVKKDDKKKSLIKPFKDIITDKAVSDQGVFTVHKVDDKYYFEIPDAMLKKEFLLVTRLTKAAAGMRSGTSGYAGDQIGQQVIAFEKGPKDKILLRSISHVDYAKDSTSQMYNSVTRNNVHSIIKSFDVKAYGVKNNSSVIEVTDVLNSDNELTSFSVWSKDSYRVGAFQKDMSFVNFVKSFPTNIEINTTKTFARTLGTPASPAILGRPAPKISGNYTVEINSSFVLLPENKMQARYFDPRVGYFTVGYTDFDLDPQGVKRISLVKRWRLEPKPQDLEKYNKGELVEPAKPIVFYIDPATPKKWVPYLMQGVNDWQKAFEKAGFKNAIVAKIPDPKADPEWSLEDARFSAIVYKPSDVPNASGPSIADPRTGEILESHINWYHNVMLLLRNWYFVQASPNDERARKMEFDEKLMGELIRFVSSHEVGHTLGLRHNYGSSSTVPIEKLRDKKWLEKNGHTPSIMDYARFNYVAQPEDKIGDAGIFPRIGDYDDWAIEWGYKRFNQFKTPDAEKQYLNQWVIKNLKNERLWFGTETNPLDPRSQSEQVGDNAMIASTYGIKNLQRIVDNLDQWTKTPNEDYKNLDMMYDQVTTQFKRYLGHVSKYIGGQMETPKTAEQSGAVYEVVAKKDQKEAMKFLTENVFTTPQWLLKKDIFEKTGKTPVKTVEEIQNVVLGRVLSPMVLQSLYQSEAVDQNSYPLVEFFSDLNNSIITKENTDIYGRNLQRNYVDTLIKLIDNKNSDKSDVSAIVRGNLNSIKKDLLAKNTSNDLVSKYHNEDLVFRIEKALDPK, encoded by the coding sequence ATGATAAAGAACTGTAAAACTGTTTTCTTAGTTGGTGCATTATTTTTTACCCAGCAGAATTTATTTTCTCAGGAAAAAGAGAAAGATTCTACTGTTGTAAAAAAAGATACTGCCGTAGTAAAGAAAGATGATAAAAAGAAAAGTCTGATTAAGCCATTTAAAGATATCATTACCGATAAGGCGGTTTCAGATCAGGGAGTTTTTACGGTTCATAAAGTAGACGACAAATATTATTTTGAAATTCCGGATGCGATGCTGAAAAAGGAGTTTCTTTTGGTAACAAGATTAACAAAAGCAGCTGCAGGAATGCGTTCCGGAACTTCTGGTTATGCAGGAGACCAAATCGGGCAGCAGGTAATTGCTTTTGAAAAAGGTCCCAAAGATAAAATCTTGTTACGTTCTATTTCTCACGTAGATTATGCGAAAGATTCTACCTCGCAGATGTATAATTCGGTTACGAGAAATAATGTGCATTCTATCATTAAATCTTTTGATGTAAAAGCTTACGGAGTAAAGAACAATTCTTCTGTAATTGAAGTTACAGATGTTCTGAATTCTGATAACGAGCTGACTTCTTTTTCGGTTTGGTCTAAAGATTCGTATAGAGTCGGCGCTTTCCAGAAAGATATGTCATTCGTCAATTTTGTGAAATCTTTCCCTACAAATATTGAAATTAATACCACTAAAACTTTTGCAAGAACTTTAGGAACGCCTGCAAGCCCGGCAATTCTGGGAAGACCTGCACCAAAAATCAGTGGAAATTATACAGTAGAAATCAATTCTTCATTCGTGCTTCTTCCTGAAAACAAAATGCAGGCAAGATATTTTGATCCGAGAGTAGGATATTTTACAGTGGGTTATACCGATTTCGATTTAGATCCTCAAGGTGTAAAAAGGATTTCATTAGTAAAAAGATGGCGTCTTGAGCCAAAACCGCAGGATTTAGAAAAATATAATAAAGGTGAATTGGTAGAGCCTGCAAAACCAATTGTATTTTACATTGATCCTGCAACTCCTAAAAAATGGGTTCCTTATTTAATGCAAGGAGTTAATGATTGGCAAAAAGCTTTTGAAAAAGCCGGATTCAAAAATGCAATTGTAGCTAAAATCCCAGATCCGAAAGCAGATCCAGAATGGAGTTTGGAAGATGCAAGATTTTCTGCAATTGTTTATAAACCTTCGGATGTACCGAATGCTTCAGGACCTTCAATCGCCGATCCAAGAACGGGTGAGATTTTAGAAAGTCACATCAATTGGTATCACAATGTAATGTTGTTGCTAAGAAACTGGTATTTTGTACAGGCTTCTCCAAATGATGAAAGAGCAAGAAAAATGGAGTTTGATGAGAAACTGATGGGTGAACTTATCCGTTTTGTTTCTTCTCACGAAGTTGGTCACACTTTAGGTTTGAGACATAACTATGGATCAAGTTCTACAGTTCCTATTGAAAAACTAAGAGACAAAAAATGGTTGGAGAAAAACGGTCACACTCCTTCGATTATGGATTATGCAAGATTTAATTATGTTGCACAACCGGAAGATAAGATTGGTGATGCCGGAATTTTCCCTAGAATTGGTGATTATGACGATTGGGCAATCGAGTGGGGATATAAAAGATTTAATCAGTTTAAAACTCCGGATGCAGAAAAACAATATCTGAATCAGTGGGTAATTAAAAATCTTAAAAACGAAAGACTTTGGTTTGGTACAGAAACCAATCCTTTAGACCCAAGATCGCAAAGTGAGCAAGTTGGTGATAATGCTATGATTGCAAGTACTTACGGAATCAAAAACCTGCAAAGAATTGTGGATAACTTAGATCAATGGACGAAGACACCAAACGAAGATTATAAAAATCTCGATATGATGTACGATCAGGTGACGACACAGTTCAAAAGATATTTAGGTCACGTTTCAAAATATATCGGTGGACAAATGGAAACTCCGAAAACTGCCGAACAATCGGGTGCGGTTTATGAAGTTGTTGCCAAAAAAGATCAGAAAGAGGCGATGAAGTTTTTAACTGAAAATGTTTTCACCACTCCGCAATGGTTGCTTAAGAAAGATATTTTTGAGAAGACAGGTAAAACTCCGGTAAAAACGGTTGAAGAAATTCAGAATGTTGTTTTGGGAAGAGTTTTGAGTCCAATGGTTCTTCAGAGTCTTTATCAATCTGAAGCGGTTGATCAAAATTCATATCCATTGGTTGAGTTTTTCTCAGATTTAAACAATTCAATTATTACAAAAGAAAATACAGACATTTACGGAAGAAATCTTCAGAGAAATTATGTAGATACTTTAATAAAATTAATTGATAACAAAAATTCTGATAAGTCTGATGTTTCTGCCATTGTAAGAGGAAATTTAAATAGCATTAAAAAAGATCTTTTAGCAAAAAATACTTCTAATGATTTGGTCAGCAAATATCATAATGAAGATTTGGTTTTCCGTATTGAGAAAGCTTTAGATCCAAAATAA
- a CDS encoding DUF6452 family protein, producing MKYFKFIILILALSSVISCGGDDDICESGEGTPRMKISFRKDNKITKLDNIKVFVDYGSKIVTLGTFSKVDSVFVPLRVDESPYTDIYVKTIATEDSTRVRINYTTKSIYVSPGCGAKKNYENVNSVLSTPNSLKSVEQGQNFIENEDKTNLFFNF from the coding sequence ATGAAATATTTTAAATTTATCATATTAATTCTCGCCCTATCATCGGTCATTTCTTGTGGAGGTGATGATGATATCTGCGAAAGCGGTGAAGGTACGCCGCGAATGAAAATTTCATTTAGAAAAGACAATAAAATTACAAAGCTTGACAATATAAAAGTATTTGTAGATTACGGGTCTAAAATTGTAACCCTGGGAACTTTTTCTAAAGTTGATTCCGTATTTGTTCCTTTACGTGTGGATGAATCTCCTTACACAGATATTTATGTAAAAACAATTGCTACCGAAGATTCAACTAGGGTAAGAATAAATTACACCACGAAATCTATATATGTTTCACCAGGATGTGGTGCCAAGAAAAATTACGAAAATGTAAATTCAGTATTATCGACTCCGAATTCTTTGAAAAGTGTGGAACAAGGGCAAAATTTTATAGAAAATGAAGACAAAACTAATTTATTCTTTAATTTTTAG
- a CDS encoding DUF6048 family protein: MKTKLIYSLIFSVFGLMIFSAQEKKEAEKPKWKYEPNFIVGIDVLNAGVSFFSDRQMFQGFISSRVKDNLHGIIEAGFDKNIYQNNGYDAKASGPFVKIGAFYMLARDRENDFNGFYGGGKIGGSFYNQEYMAIPVRGFAGNSSSVSMPSSSQSSFWLEGNLGGRVQLFESNFYIDVSMQPRYLMVTSKQDEVVPMIVPGFGKSSNKFNMGFAWNIAYKF; the protein is encoded by the coding sequence ATGAAGACAAAACTAATTTATTCTTTAATTTTTAGTGTTTTCGGTTTGATGATTTTTTCTGCACAGGAAAAGAAAGAAGCTGAGAAACCAAAATGGAAATACGAGCCCAATTTTATTGTGGGTATTGATGTCTTGAATGCAGGGGTTTCATTTTTCTCGGACAGACAAATGTTTCAGGGGTTTATTTCTTCCAGAGTAAAAGACAATCTCCACGGAATTATAGAAGCAGGTTTTGATAAAAATATTTACCAAAATAATGGGTACGATGCTAAAGCAAGCGGACCTTTTGTGAAAATCGGAGCCTTTTATATGTTGGCAAGAGACCGTGAAAATGATTTTAATGGCTTTTATGGAGGTGGAAAAATTGGTGGATCATTTTACAATCAGGAATATATGGCGATTCCGGTTCGTGGTTTTGCCGGAAACAGCTCGTCGGTTTCAATGCCTTCTTCTTCACAATCATCTTTTTGGCTGGAAGGAAATTTAGGCGGAAGAGTACAGCTGTTTGAATCTAATTTTTACATAGATGTCAGTATGCAACCCCGTTATTTAATGGTTACTTCAAAACAGGATGAAGTTGTTCCAATGATTGTTCCCGGTTTTGGAAAAAGCTCCAATAAATTTAATATGGGCTTTGCATGGAATATTGCGTATAAGTTTTAG